From the Deinococcus radiophilus genome, one window contains:
- a CDS encoding SDR family oxidoreductase has product MTEPARRPSEGPTTLITGATEGIGLATAAELVRRGQRVLLLGRNPEKLAAAQQETGAAATYRADLSELHQVAQVASEIRDQEGRIDVLINNAGGIFDPRQETREGIEMTWALNVLSPFLLTRELLPALRQSDDPRIITLASDAHRMARLDLSDPEMKRGYSAWPAYNASKLANVLLARELARRERWLGSAAVHPGVVRTGFNANNATLQARLWALVDLGAISPEEGAQTSVYLASTPQTPVSGTYWAKSKPTDPAPIALDDGLALRLWETAEDYLQRLGL; this is encoded by the coding sequence ATGACCGAACCGGCCCGCCGCCCGTCCGAAGGCCCCACCACGCTGATCACCGGAGCCACCGAAGGCATCGGCCTGGCCACTGCCGCCGAATTGGTACGCCGGGGCCAGCGTGTCCTGTTGCTGGGACGCAATCCTGAAAAACTGGCTGCCGCGCAGCAAGAAACCGGGGCCGCTGCCACCTACCGCGCCGACCTGAGCGAATTGCACCAGGTGGCCCAGGTCGCCAGCGAGATCCGGGACCAAGAAGGCCGGATTGACGTACTGATCAACAATGCTGGCGGTATCTTCGACCCTCGGCAGGAGACCCGTGAAGGGATTGAGATGACCTGGGCGCTGAACGTGCTCTCGCCCTTTTTACTGACGCGGGAGCTGCTGCCAGCGCTCCGCCAGTCAGACGACCCACGCATCATTACCCTGGCTTCGGACGCGCACCGCATGGCCCGGCTGGACCTGAGCGACCCCGAAATGAAACGGGGTTACAGCGCCTGGCCCGCCTACAACGCCTCCAAACTGGCGAACGTGCTGTTGGCCCGCGAACTGGCCCGCCGTGAGCGTTGGCTAGGCTCGGCAGCGGTGCATCCGGGAGTGGTCCGCACTGGATTCAACGCCAACAACGCCACCTTGCAGGCACGGCTGTGGGCGCTGGTGGACCTGGGAGCCATTTCACCGGAGGAAGGCGCTCAGACCAGCGTGTATCTGGCCAGTACCCCACAGACGCCTGTGAGCGGCACCTACTGGGCCAAGTCCAAACCGACCGACCCAGCCCCGATTGCCCTGGACGACGGTCTGGCACTCAGGCTCTGGGAGACGGCAGAGGATTATCTGCAGCGGCTGGGACTGTGA